In bacterium, the DNA window CCAACAGCTTGGCCAGTCCGGCTTGTGTTTTTTTTCGATGTACCGACGGGTCCCAATGGAATTGGCATACGACTTTACCTTGCTCGGCAAGGGCGCTATGGAGCGTTTTGAGCATGGTGATCCGTCGCTGACGGGTGGGAACTAACGAATAGATCGCGTGGGAAAACCAGATTACATCGAATGAGGAAGCAGGCAAATCCAGCTGAGAGATATCCCCCACCAGCGTATCCAGGGACAAACCGCGGCGCCTGGCCTGCTCGCGCGCTGCTTCGGTAAATTCGGCAAGGTAATCGACGCCGGTCACCGCAAAACCCGCCTGCACCAGGGGAATGGCCTCACGGCCGCCGCCGACGCCCAGCAGC includes these proteins:
- a CDS encoding class I SAM-dependent methyltransferase; protein product: LLGVGGGREAIPLVQAGFAVTGVDYLAEFTEAAREQARRRGLSLDTLVGDISQLDLPASSFDVIWFSHAIYSLVPTRQRRITMLKTLHSALAEQGKVVCQFHWDPSVHRKKTQAGLAKLLAFITWGNLHYQNGDMLWRNSEFLHAFATEQDFTQECVEAGFKVESFKIFPGWPRGGAILSKD